A single genomic interval of Prionailurus viverrinus isolate Anna chromosome A2, UM_Priviv_1.0, whole genome shotgun sequence harbors:
- the DAPK3 gene encoding death-associated protein kinase 3 gives MSTFRQEDVEDYYEMGEELGSGQFAIVRKCRQKGTGKEYAAKFIKKRRLSSSRRGVSREEIEREVNILREIRHPNIITLHDIFENKTDVVLILELVSGGELFDFLAEKESLTEDEATQFLKQILDGVHYLHSKRIAHFDLKPENIMLLDKNVPNPRIKLIDFGIAHKIEAGNEFKNIFGTPEFVAPEIVNYEPLGLEADMWSIGVITYILLSGASPFLGETKQETLTNISAVNYDFDEEYFSNTSELAKDFIRRLLVKDPKRRMTIAQSLEHSWIKAIRRRNVRREDGGRKPERRRLKTARLKEYTIKSHSSMPPNNTYVSFERFSKVLEEVAAAEEGLRGLEHSRRLFHEDIEALTAIYEEKEAWYREENESIGQDLRRLRQELHKTEALRRQAQEEAKGALLGASGLKRRFSRLENRYEALAKQVASEMRFVQDLVCAMGQEKLQAGGCGLR, from the exons ATGTCAACATTCAGGCAGGAAGATGTGGAGGACTACTATGAGATGGGGGAGGAGCTGGGCAG CGGCCAGTTTGCCATTGTGCGGAAATGCCGGCAGAAGGGCACCGGGAAGGAGTACGCGGCCAAGTTCATCAAGAAGCGTCGCCTGTCGTCCAGCCGGCGGGGGGTCAGCCGGGAGGAGATCGAGCGGGAGGTGAACATCCTGCGGGAGATCCGGCACCCCAACATCATCACGCTGCACGACATCTTCGAGAACAAGACGGACGTGGTGCTCATCCTGGAGCTGGTCTCGGGCGGGGAGCTCTTCGACTTCCTGGCGGAGAAGGAGTCGCTGACGGAGGACGAGGCCACCCAGTTCCTCAAGCAGATCCTGGACGGCGTCCACTACCTGCACTCGAAGCGCATCGCCCACTTCGACCTCAAG CCAGAGAACATCATGCTGCTGGACAAGAACGTGCCCAACCCACGCATCAAGCTCATCGACTTCGGCATCGCCCACAAGATCGAGGCGGGGAACGAATTCAAGAACATCTTCGGCACCCCCGAGTTCGTGG CTCCCGAGATCGTCAACTACGAGCCCCTGGGTCTGGAGGCAGACATGTG GAGCATTGGTGTCATCACCTACATCCT TCTGAGCGGCGCCTCCCCGTTCCTGGGCGAGACGAAGCAGGAGACCCTGACCAACATCTCGGCCGTGAACTACGACTTCGACGAGGAGTACTTCAGCAACACCAGTGAGCTGGCCAAGGACTTCATCCGCCGGCTGCTTGTCAAAGACCCCAA GAGAAGAATGACCATcgcccagagcctggagcattCCTGGATCAAG GCGATCCGGCGGCGGAACGTGCGGCGGGAGGACGGCGGCCGGAAGCCCGAGCGGCGGCGCCTGAAGACGGCGCGCCTCAAGGAGTACACCATCAAGTCGCACTCGAGCATGCCGCCCAACAACACGTACGTCAGCTTCGAGCGCTTCTCCAAGGTGCTGGAGGAGGTGGCCGCGGCGGAGGAGGGCCTGCGCGGCCTGGAGCACAGCCGGCGCCTGTTCCACGAGGACATCGAGGCGCTGACGGCCATCTACGAGGAGAAGGAGGCCTGGTACCGGGAGGAGAACGAGAGCATCGGCCAGGACCTGCGGCGGCTGCGGCAGGAGCTGCACAAGACCGAGGCGCTGCGGCGGCAGGCCCAGGAGGAGGCCAAGGGCGCCCTGCTGGGGGCCAGCGGGCTCAAGCGCCGCTTCAGCCGCCTGGAGAACCGCTACGAGGCCCTGGCCAAGCAGGTGGCCTCCGAGATGCGCTTCGTGCAGGACCTGGTGTGCGCCATGGGCCAGGAGAAGCTGCAGGCGGGGGGGTGCGGCCTCCGCTAG
- the EEF2 gene encoding elongation factor 2: MVNFTVDQIRAIMDKKANIRNMSVIAHVDHGKSTLTDSLVCKAGIIASARAGETRFTDTRKDEQERCITIKSTAISLFYELSENDLNFIKQSKDGSGFLINLIDSPGHVDFSSEVTAALRVTDGALVVVDCVSGVCVQTETVLRQAIAERIKPVLMMNKMDRALLELQLEPEELYQTFQRIVENVNVIISTYGEGESGPMGNIMIDPVLGTVGFGSGLHGWAFTLKQFAEMYVAKFAAKGEGQLGPAERAKKVEDMMKKLWGDRYFDPANGKFSKSATSPDGKKLPRTFCQLILDPIFKVFVAIMNFKKEETAKLIEKLDIKLDSEDKDKEGKPLLKAVMRRWLPAGDALLQMITIHLPSPVTAQKYRCELLYEGPPDDEAAMGIKSCDPKGPLMMYISKMVPTSDKGRFYAFGRVFSGLVSTGLKVRIMGPNYTPGKKEDLYLKPIQRTILMMGRYVEPIEDVPCGNIVGLVGVDQFLVKTGTITTFEHAHNMRVMKFSVSPVVRVAVEAKNPADLPKLVEGLKRLAKSDPMVQCIIEESGEHIIAGAGELHLEICLKDLEEDHACIPIKKSDPVVSYRETVSEESNVLCLSKSPNKHNRLYMKARPFPDGLAEDIDKGEVSARQELKQRARYLAEKYEWDVAEARKIWCFGPDGTGPNVLTDITKGVQYLNEIKDSVVAGFQWATKEGALCEENMRGVRFDVHDVTLHADAIHRGGGQIIPTARRCLYASVLTAQPRLMEPIYLVEIQCPEQVVGGIYGVLNRKRGHVFEESQVAGTPMFVVKAYLPVNESFGFTADLRSNTGGQAFPQCVFDHWQILPGDPFDNTSRPSQVVAETRKRKGLKEGIPALDNFLDKL; the protein is encoded by the exons gtgaaCTTCACAGTAGATCAGATCCGGGCCATCATGGACAAGAAGGCCAACATCCGAAACATGTCCGTCATCGCCCACGTGGACCACGGCAAGTCCACGCTGACGGACTCGCTGGTGTGCAAGGCTGGTATCATCGCCTCCGCCCGCGCCGGGGAGACCCGCTTCACCGACACCCGGAAGGACGAGCAGGAGCGATGCATCACCATTAAGTCAAC GGCTATCTCCCTTTTCTATGAGCTTTCGGAGAACGACTTGAACTTTATCAAGCAGAGCAAGGATGGGTCCGGCTTTCTCATCAACCTCATCGACTCACCTGGGCACGTAGACTTCTCCTCGGAGGTGACCGCCGCCCTCCGTGTCACCGACGGTGCCTTGGTGGTGGTGGACTGTGTGTCTG gtgtgtgtgtgcagacgGAGACGGTGCTGCGGCAGGCCATTGCCGAGCGCATCAAGCCGGTGCTGATGATGAACAAGATGGACCGCGCCCTGCTCGAGCTGCAGCTGGAGCCTGAGGAGCTCTACCAGACCTTCCAGCGCATCGTGGAGAACGTCAACGTCATCATTTCCACCTATGGGGAGGGCGAGAGCGGCCCCATGGGCAACATCATG ATCGACCCTGTACTTGGGACTGTGGGCTTTGGGTCGGGACTCCACGGTTGGGCCTTCACCCTGAAGCAGTTTGCAGAGATGTACGTGGCCAAGTTTGCCGCCAAGGGCGAGGGCCAGCTGGGGCCTGCTGAGCGGGCCAAGAAAGTGGAGGACATGATGAAGAAGCTGTGGGGTGACCG GTATTTTGATCCAGCCAACGGCAAGTTCAGCAAGTCCGCCACCAGTCCCGATGGCAAGAAGCTGCCACGGACGTTCTGCCAGCTCATCTTGGACCCTATCTTTAAG GTATTCGTGGCGATCATGAATTTCAAGAAGGAGGAGACCGCCAAGCTGATTGAAAAGTTGGACATCAAGTTGGACAgcgaagacaaagacaaagaaggcAAACCACTTTTGAAG GCTGTGATGCGCCGCTGGCTACCTGCTGGGGACGCCCTGCTGCAGATGATCACCATCCACCTGCCTTCCCCCGTGACGGCCCAGAAGTACCGCTGCGAGCTCCTGTACGAGGGGCCCCCGGACGACGAGGCAGCCATGG GCATCAAAAGCTGTGACCCCAAAGGCCCCCTGATGATGTACATTTCCAAGATGGTGCCGACCTCCGACAAAGGTCGATTCTATGCCTTCGGCCGTGTATTCTCGGGGCTGGTGTCCACTGGCCTAAAGGTCAGGATCATGGGACCCAACTACACGCCTGGGAAGAAGGAGGACCTGTACCTGAAGCCCATCCAGAG AACAATCCTGATGATGGGCCGTTACGTGGAGCCCATCGAAGATGTGCCTTGTGGGAACATCGTGGGCCTGGTGGGCGTGGACCAGTTCCTGGTGAAGACTGGCACCATCACCACCTTCGAGCATGCCCACAACATGCGGGTGATGAAGTTCAGCGTGAGCCCTGTTGTCCGGGTCGCCGTGGAGGCCAAGAATCCGGCCGACCTGCCCAAGCTAGTGGAGGGCTTGAAACGCCTGGCCAAGTCGGACCCCATGGTGCAG TGCATCATCGAGGAGTCAGGGGAGCACATCATCGCGGGGGCTGGCGAGCTGCACCTAGAGATCTGTCTGAAGGACCTGGAGGAGGACCACGCGTGTATTCCCATCAAG AAATCCGACCCTGTGGTGTCCTATCGGGAGACGGTCAGCGAGGAGTCGAACGTGCTCTGCCTGTCCAAGTCCCCGAACAAGCACAACCGGCTGTACATGAAGGCGCGGCCTTTCCCCGACGGCCTGGCCGAGGACATCGACAAGGGCGAGGTGTCCGCCCGCCAGGAGCTCAAGCAGCGGGCCCGCTATCTGGCCGAGAAGTACGAGTGGGACGTGGCAGAGGCCCGCAAGATCTGGTGCTTTGGGCCCGACGGCACCGGCCCCAACGTCCTCACCGACATCACCAAGGGTGTGCAGTACCTCAACGAGATCAAGGACAGCGTGGTAGCCGGCTTCCAGTGGGCCACCAAAGAG GGAGCCCTGTGCGAGGAGAACATGCGGGGCGTGCGCTTCGACGTCCACGACGTGACCTTGCACGCGGACGCCATCCACCGCGGCGGCGGCCAGATCATCCCCACTGCCCGGCGCTGTCTCTATGCCAGCGTGTTGACCGCCCAGCCCCGTCTCATGGAGCCGATCTACCTGGTGGAGATTCAG TGTCCGGAACAAGTGGTTGGTGGCATCTATGGTGTCCTGAACAGAAAGCGGGGTCACGTCTTCGAGGAGTCCCAGGTGGCCGGCACCCCCATGTTTGTCGTGAAGGCCTACCTGCCTGTGAACGAGTCCTTCG GCTTCACTGCCGACCTGAGGTCCAACACCGGTGGCCAGGCCTTCCCCCAGTGCGTCTTCGACCACTGGCAGATCCTGCCCGGGGATCCCTTCGACAACACCAGCCGCCCCAGCCAGGTGGTAGCCGAAACGCGCAAGCGCAAGGGCCTGAAGGAAGGCATCCCAGCCCTGGACAACTTCCTGGACAAGTTGTAG